Below is a genomic region from Papio anubis isolate 15944 chromosome 14, Panubis1.0, whole genome shotgun sequence.
AGAATAGATTCTCCTACAGGTCATGGACCTGAGTCAGCTTgtaaggaaactttttttttttttttttttgagacagagtcgctatgacgcccaggctggagtgcagtggcacaatctcggctcactgcaacctccgcctccctggttcaagtgattctcctgtctcagcctcccgagtagctgggattacaggtatataccaccatgctcagctaatttttgtatttttagtagagacggggttttgccatgttggccaggctggtcttgaactcctgacctcaggcaatgctcccgcctcggcctcccaaagtgctgggattgcatgcgTGAGTCACCACATACagcaaaactttcttttcttttttttttttttttgagacggagtctcgctctgtcgcccaggctggagtgcagtggccggatctcagctcactgcaagctccgcctcccgggttcacgccattctcctgcctcagcctccagagtagctgggactacaggcgcccgccacctcgcccggctagttttttttgtattttttagtagagacggggtttcaccgggttagccaggatggtctcgatctcctgaccttgtgatctgcccgtctcggcctcccaaagtgctgggattacaggcttgagccaccgcgcccggcagcaaAACTTTCTTACAAGCAAATTTACTCTTGAAAATCTGTTAAGTCGCTCATGAAGTACAATTctaataaagttgattttatCTTCAGGATTGGAATAACTTGCTGTTCTTTTGGCTGAGCTGCAGATGAACTGGTAGGCTGGCATTTAAGAGCCATGttacataaaaaataactttatttgcaTAGCATGAACGCATGTTATTGAATCATCCATATTAtgtaacattataaaatatttaatgttttccatTAAAAGACCCTTACTGAGTACCTTCAACTTGCCAGGTACTGTGCAAGGGTGGGAACATTTGTCACACATTCCTTACCAATGCATCGATGTGGAAAAATAGGCTATTAGTTAACAGAATAGGAAAGCTACTTACTGAGGTGAAACTGACATTTAAAGAGATCGAGAAAAAAAGTATAGTGCTCTTCAGGGAAAAAGCAGGTAGTTATGTGAACCATATGACTTCCGTATCTTGAGAAACAAGTTCCTGTAGAGTCATCTTCCAACCCTCTAATATTCAGTGATTTATGAAGACTTGGGTCATCATTGAAGGAATGCTGGTTTACAGCAAATTCCAAGTATTTACTACTGGAATTAATCATGTAAGAAACTCCAAATAATGCTATTTacttagcaaaataaaaataatttttactaggaaaatttcaaaaatatctttaagtGAACTGGTTAATAAATCCTTTTAAGACATGTACTTCTAAGGAAAGAAGttattcaagaaaaagaaactacttaTCTAGTCTTTCACTtatcctgaaaaatattttatgggttGTCATAAAACAACAAACTCCAGCAGCCATAATAGTGGGATCTCCTGGAGACAGCAATAGTGGGCGATTACACCAAGGAGTACCACATCCCTTTGCCATTCAACAGAGTTgaattttgctaaaaatacagatCACAGGCAGCCTTGATGAGGAAATTAACTCTCAATGCTTGACAGaggttgaaaaatgaaaaacagtattcCTACACCTGTCTTGAAGTCAGCCCTGGGTAGGGAGGGTTTATGGCGGATGGTGTGTGCAAAACCTATACAGCTTTTTTTTAGGTAGTGGTGCAGGTATTACCTTCTCTCCTAGTTGATTCCTCCATCACTGGTGCCAAACTACAGCTGTTTTGCTAAAAATGTGGCAATTCAACGTGCAGAAAAGGTAACGTTGTGGGAAAGCACTAACTCTTAAGATCTTACTAACAGCTTTTTACTGTGTGACCCTGAACAACCATTaacctttattttcttatctgtaagtCAAGAACATATGGCCCATAATCTTAAGGGATAGGAAAAGGGTCAAATAAATTGAAACTTCAAAAAGCATTTTGTGAACTGTAAAACACAGTATATGTAAAAAGTCTAAAGGACGACAGAAACTTAAACAATTCAGAGAAAAATTCTActgtgaacattttattttgacaaaacaaactttacaGATTTTACAATCTCCCaaatttcacttatttaaaaaaaggagagacaAGGCAACCTAGACTCCAAGATTTCAGGCATGAAAAAAACTAGTACCAGATATTCAAGTTATATATGCGAACTGCATTTTACATACCATGAAAGTGAAATGTGACAAATACTCACTAGTTTCAAGTGTACCTTATAAGAAACACATGGACATACTTGGGTTTTTTAACCACATGGTCTCATATCAATAAACATCTAAATATCTGACATACATTTTTCCATTAAAGGTAGGCGCAACTCTATGAATATCAAATTATAATCTTGCTTTTTATAATCTTGACTGGAAACTGAAAAATAAGAGGAATGTAGAGTTAAGTAGCCAAAAATGCTACTTACTGCACAAACAAGCACATCATGAAAAGGAATGCTAGTAGTTCCCCTCAGGAATgggtttttgaaaatttaaaatattattttatcagaAAAGTTAAAGCCTTTGGGGGAAAACCACGGTAAATGACATATTGACTCAATCTCTAAAGCCCTAGCAAATTATAGATTTTGTGCAATTAGTGACCAACATATACATTTAAGAGATAATACTGACTGTTCACCAGAACCTTCTGATGGTTCTGAAACATCTACTCTTTAGAGTTATTTCAGCTTTACATGTCTATGAAATTTAAGATTCCTCAATGGGACGTCATAGTTTATTCCGCACTAGATACAGGCAATATGTATAGATTTAGCACAAATGACTACTTCTCACCTTCCAGgagcctatttttatttatacaaaattaGATTGGTTTTTCACCCACGTGTATGCATAAGTGCTTCTCAAATTTACACAGTTCATATCTAAAATCCCACAACAAAAGGCAAACGAATGGATAATAGTTtagatatttcatattttcattcatcttttttctttttttttttgagacagagtctccgctgcccaggctggagtgcagtggcatgatcttggctcactgcaaccttcgcctctcaggtttaagtgattctcatgcctcagcctcctaagtagctaggactataggaacgcaccaccacacccagctaatttttgtatttttagaagagacacgtttttaccatgttggccaggctggtttcaaactcctggcctcaagtgatccacctacctcggccttccaaaatgctgggatcacaggcgtgagccactatgcccagcctttcATCCATCTTTAAACAAATTCAATGAGCATCTAGAGACAGACATGACAAAAGTGTTACAAATTTCTGTGCATTTTCTATGAATTGCTTTGTGCAGTTCACACATGGGTTCATTCACCCTGCAGGCTGTGAACTTCCTTATCCTGTAGTCTGTAGGTACTTAGGTTTCAGCAATTACATGACCCAAAAGACTAAAGAAGAAGGACTTGTTTAAATTAGTCCCTCTCAAAAACTGTTTCCAATTTTATGACAAACAGATTTCATATGCTTGTgggttaaattttaaagtaattatgaaGCCATTTACTctaatataaatgaatgaaatgtaatTAAGAACCACACTTAAGTCCTTAATTTTAATGAatggtatttttcatttatatacaaaGGAATTTAATAGCCAGCAgcatttaaatatagaaatagtCCCATCTCTTCTCTATTCCCTTTTATAAAgtgccattttaactgggtaGATTTACTACCCAGATTTTCAGTAACTACAGGATAGGTATCTAATTGTCAAGAAAAGGTTGGAAAATTAAGTttagcattttaaacatttataaaacattgctaCAAGTCATAGAGACTACCaatgtagtaaaataaaaagtgtaccTTACGTGAGGATCATTACGTTGGTTTAATAATTACTCCACAGGAACATGGGCTCATGAGCCAATTTGTGCTAATTATTTAAACCAGAAACAGTTTCTGTAGGTAATTCAGCTCTAAGCACCATTAAACAGGGTTATGCCAAGTAGAACAATGGTTATATGATCCTCAGAATAAACACCCCAGCAAATGCAAACTTTTAGAATAGTAACACAAGTTAGTGAGAATCCGAAGGAGaggcaacattttatttaaaactatcaTAGGCTGCTAAGTGccctctttaaataaaattttgtgtagTTATTAATGTACCTTAACACTGGTGTACCTTAATAGTGATATTAGAGATGGCTGGAAACCATACTACAGAAGTGAATGTTGCCTGTTTCTTTTGTTCAGTGATTAAAACTGAAAttgcttttacaaaaataatttaactgcTACTTACAATACACATAAAATACCAAGAGGATTCCCATTTATTCACATTATTACCTAATTAGTATTTTTGCATTTCCACTTTGATCTGACCTTCAGTAGTACCTTAAAATACAAATGCAATTGGTAAAAAATGGGGCAGCCTGTCGTTTTCACACTCAGAAATACTACCAGTTTCAttacaatttgcatttttttgttgctCTTGAAAGAgtaaccccttataaaatcagaTACATAAAAAGTGCACTATTCCTTACTTTGCAGACATCCAGGAATGGTTAAAGCaaaggaactctcattcattcattctgttccCCCAATTTAGATACATTTCTAGTCTCCAGAAACGGGCTCCAGGGCAGGGAAGTGGAGGGCAGAAAAGAGGCACAGGTCAAGGTATGATgaatctcttaaaaagaaatccaCTTTCCCCAGGCTGCTAACCTGAAGGGAACTCCGCCCCATCCATTCCAGTCCCTCAAGTAAGAATGCATAATTTAGCTTGTTCTTCTGGTCTCATTTCCTTATAACACCTAGTATTCAATTTCCTAAGACAAATAACCCTTAgcattttctaaaagaaacaatttttaccCAAATACATTGGACTTTGGTCTCAGTTTGAAGGAGGACGAGTGGCCTTTAACAGACCgttcctcctccacttcctcctccccGCCACCCTCCAGTGGCTGTTCTGGATCCCTGAAAGAGGGTGTGGTGTGGACAATCTGGGTTCTGAAGCGGATTTTGTTGAGTCTGGGTTTTATACGTCCACTAGAGCTGCCTGAAGCTTTGCGCCCTGGATCCTTGGCTTTGCCTCCGACCCACCCCTCAGCCAAGTGGTGatgttggtgatggtgatggtagtgatggtcTCCTCCATCATCTAGGACGTGCGAGAGTTTGTAGGTGATGAGATGCGAGGGAAGCACCTTTGAAAGCCTCCAGCGCCCACCGCTGCTACCCGCGGCGCTTTCCCCGTCACCCTCGTCCAGGGCTCCCACCAGGTTCTTGATCTCCTCAGCGATGCTCTGACTCAGGTACTGGGAGGCCTTTTTCCCACTGTAGTCCCTGATGTCCACATCGGCGTCGTAGGCCCCCACCAGCAGCTTCACGACCTCCACGTGCCCGTGCATGGCTGCCAAGTGCAGGGCGGTGTAACCCCCGCTCGTCCTGGCGTTGATGTTCACCGGCAGCTGGTGTTTGTTGGCGAAGTTGACTAGCATGGCCAGAAGCTCCTGCCTTCCGTGCTTGGCGGCCCAATGCAGGCAAGTGAAGCCGGTAATGAAGTCCCGCTTGACCAGCAGGCCGGGCTCGCAGGTGAGCAAGCCCTCCAGGCTGTCCCACTTGCCATCGGAGGCAGAGAGCATCCAGGCGTGCTCCAGGGGGTCTAGCGTCACGGAGCCTCCGCCGCTGCTCTCCTCCTCCGCGGACGACGAGGCCACCGATGCGCTGTCTGAGTCGCCACCGCCTCTGCCGCGTCCTCCCCCGGAGGAGCTGCCCGGGCTGCTGCCCCCGGGACACACGCTCCTCTTCAGCTGCGGGGAACTGCCCATCACCAGGTCGCGGAAGTTCTGGCGGGCCGGCCTCTGTGCGGTGGCCCCCCCCAAGGGAGCTGCTCCTGTCCGCCTCCTCGCAGCCATGGGGCGGGGGTTCCAGGTCCTCACTGGGTCCCGGGGCCGGAGTCCGGGGCAGGGGCTGCACTTCGCGCCGCGAGTTCTTCCTGCGAGCCCCGGCGCTCAGGGGCGGCCCGTGAGCGGCGGCGTGGGGCTCTCCCTCGCCCAGCTCGCGGCCCTGTCCAGGGAGCGCCTCCGGGGCCGCTGCGTCGGGGAGCCGATCGCGCACCTCGGGCCCGGCCGGGCAGTCGGGGGCCTCGGGCTCGGCGGTCACCTGGATTCGCGGCGGGTCCCCGGAGGGCTCGGACGGCCCCTCACAGAACCTCTTCTTGAGGTGCACGTACTTGGCGCCGTCGGCGGGATCGACGCGCACCGTGGCCACGGCGTTCACCAGCTCCTTGAAGTGCGCGCGGGCGCGGGCGCGCTGCTCGGGTTCGCCGCCCAGTGCGCCCCTGAAGTGCTGCACCAGCTCGGCATGGAGGGCCCGGCCCCCGCGCTCCGCCAGGAAGCGCAGCACCGCCTCGGGGCCCAGCACTGCCTCGGGGCCCCACTCTGCCGACCCCTCCATCCTAGACCGCGCTGCTCCCCCGCCAGCGGGCGGCTCAGCGCGGTCCCATCGCGGCGGGCTCCCAGCGGCCGTCTCCCGACGACGGCGGAGTCTGGCGGGCTCAGCGGGCTGCCAGCCTAGGCGTCACAGGCCGGAGAACTCGGCCACCGCCTCACTGGGCCGCGCCCGGAGGGACACGCCCCCCGCATCCCCGCCCCGCGCCCACGACAACAGGCCACGCCCACTTCCGCTCCCCGCTATATCA
It encodes:
- the SOWAHC gene encoding LOW QUALITY PROTEIN: ankyrin repeat domain-containing protein SOWAHC (The sequence of the model RefSeq protein was modified relative to this genomic sequence to represent the inferred CDS: deleted 1 base in 1 codon); this translates as MEGSAEWGPEAVLGPEAVLRFLAERGGRALHAELVQHFRGALGGEPEQRARARAHFKELVNAVATVRVDPADGAKYVHLKKRFCEGPSEPSGDPPRIQVTAEPEAPDCPAGPEVRDRLPDAAAPEALPGQGRELGEGEPHAAAHGPPLSAGARRKNSRREVQPLPRTPAPGPSEDLEPPPHGCEEADRSSSLGGATAQRPARQNFRDLVMGSSPQLKRSVCPGGSSPGSSSGGGRGRGGGDSDSASVASSSAEEESSGGGSVTLDPLEHAWMLSASDGKWDSLEGLLTCEPGLLVKRDFITGFTCLHWAAKHGRQELLAMLVNFANKHQLPVNINARTSGGYTALHLAAMHGHVEVVKLLVGAYDADVDIRDYSGKKASQYLSQSIAEEIKNLVGALDEGDGESAAGSSGGRWRLSKVLPSHLITYKLSHVLDDGGDHHYHHHHQHHHLAEGWVGGKAKDPGRKASGSSSGRIKPRLNKIRFRTQIVHTTPSFRDPEQPLEGGGEEEVEEERSVKGHSSSFKLRPKSNVFG